One window of Halopelagius longus genomic DNA carries:
- a CDS encoding mechanosensitive ion channel family protein: MLEAVVGQAAPDVPVEEATEAVDQYVLAVVAFVVVYLVGRYVVTPAVVRVVRRRNPNNETLTAATGRYFVAFVAIVAFVTAVSVAGYGPSLTRSAIVVAGASVALGIAGQDAIGNLVSGVFLVADRDFNVGDHIEWDEYTGVVVAIRYRTTQLRTIEGHEVTIPNSELSANTVVRPYNRRRVAFTERLPFGYVVDVDRAAAVLERAALGAEGVRERPRPTANVDEFDEDSVWVEVTYWVGDPREANVPKVQGEVADRLKRACDEWDLPVSPPADHRVVDPVDVTHGDTESRSRWSGDT; encoded by the coding sequence ATGCTCGAAGCGGTCGTCGGTCAGGCGGCGCCGGACGTCCCCGTCGAGGAGGCCACGGAGGCGGTGGACCAGTACGTCCTCGCCGTCGTCGCGTTCGTCGTCGTCTACCTCGTCGGGCGGTACGTCGTCACCCCGGCCGTCGTGCGCGTCGTCCGTCGGCGCAACCCCAACAACGAGACGTTGACCGCGGCGACGGGGCGTTACTTCGTCGCGTTCGTCGCCATCGTCGCGTTCGTCACCGCCGTCTCCGTCGCGGGGTACGGTCCGTCGCTCACCCGGTCCGCCATCGTCGTCGCGGGGGCGTCCGTCGCACTCGGTATCGCCGGGCAGGACGCCATCGGCAACCTCGTCAGCGGCGTCTTCCTCGTCGCGGACAGGGACTTCAACGTCGGAGACCACATCGAGTGGGACGAGTACACCGGCGTCGTCGTCGCCATCCGGTACCGGACGACGCAGCTGCGGACCATCGAGGGGCACGAAGTGACCATCCCGAACAGCGAACTCTCCGCGAACACGGTCGTCCGCCCGTACAACCGACGACGCGTCGCGTTCACCGAGCGACTCCCGTTCGGGTACGTCGTGGACGTCGACCGGGCGGCGGCGGTGTTGGAACGCGCCGCACTCGGCGCGGAGGGCGTCCGAGAACGACCGCGTCCCACCGCCAACGTCGACGAATTCGACGAGGACTCAGTGTGGGTCGAAGTGACGTACTGGGTCGGCGACCCCCGCGAGGCGAACGTCCCCAAGGTGCAGGGCGAGGTGGCGGACCGACTCAAGCGCGCCTGCGACGAGTGGGACCTGCCGGTGTCGCCGCCCGCCGACCATCGGGTGGTAGACCCCGTGGACGTGACGCACGGCGACACCGAGAGTCGTTCGAGGTGGTCCGGCGACACCTAG
- a CDS encoding ABC transporter substrate-binding protein — protein MTDENWTPTLGRRDALKGIAVAAGAALSGCSAEAVPGNDPGEQLRYSMVLPPVTLDPVETTDAWSAKAENLVFQGLYAYDREMNRVPVLASGSPTVSDDGRTYTVSLTEGATFADGSDVTAADVKYTFEAPIAEESPNAWQVEMLEAVETPDERTVRFELSHPYPAFEHALTRKVVPKGVREGNETMFGKRPDSTVGSGPYDPAVFKRGKYVRLERRGDVWGERSPAVERVKLINTHAGLARTMALKTGQSDVVERIQPKLWEATRKMPNVSIVQRPSFSSYFLAFNCGAEPTADPKVREAVDYLVSMDEFVEHIVGEGGERQPSPLPNRLAEAWNFPLGEWAGVQHDKNVEEAKALFEEAGVKNWSPKIVVPHNDKMREKLANAVAHGLKNAGFRRARVVKHHWEKFRETVTSGNRDEYAMYVGSWAGGPDPDTYLYPLFHWSQEDATNGTFYHEESVMRRLRRARRTTDRERRRTLYERTITTLLEDRVVLPAFTLDNSFGVKRRVRDFEAHPMAQYNPRLVGGRGSDAPVRLRE, from the coding sequence ATGACCGACGAAAATTGGACGCCGACGCTCGGCAGGCGCGACGCGCTCAAAGGCATCGCCGTCGCCGCGGGGGCGGCGCTTTCCGGCTGCTCCGCGGAGGCCGTCCCGGGCAACGACCCGGGCGAGCAACTTCGGTACTCGATGGTGCTTCCGCCCGTCACGCTCGACCCGGTGGAGACGACGGACGCGTGGTCGGCGAAGGCGGAGAACCTCGTCTTTCAGGGACTGTACGCCTACGACCGGGAGATGAACCGCGTTCCCGTCCTCGCGTCGGGGAGTCCGACGGTGAGCGACGACGGGCGGACGTACACCGTCTCGCTGACCGAGGGGGCGACGTTCGCCGACGGGAGCGACGTGACGGCGGCGGACGTGAAGTACACGTTCGAGGCCCCCATCGCCGAGGAGTCGCCGAACGCGTGGCAGGTGGAGATGCTCGAGGCGGTGGAGACGCCGGACGAGCGAACCGTCCGGTTCGAACTCTCGCACCCCTATCCCGCCTTCGAGCACGCGCTGACGCGCAAGGTGGTTCCGAAGGGCGTCCGGGAGGGCAACGAGACGATGTTCGGGAAGCGACCGGACTCGACGGTGGGGTCCGGCCCCTACGACCCGGCGGTGTTCAAGCGGGGGAAGTACGTCCGCCTCGAACGGCGCGGCGACGTCTGGGGCGAACGGTCGCCGGCGGTCGAGAGGGTCAAACTCATCAACACGCACGCGGGCCTCGCGCGGACGATGGCCCTGAAGACGGGCCAAAGCGACGTCGTAGAGCGTATCCAGCCGAAACTGTGGGAGGCGACGCGGAAGATGCCGAACGTCTCTATCGTCCAACGGCCCAGTTTCAGTTCCTACTTCCTCGCGTTCAACTGCGGGGCCGAACCCACCGCCGACCCGAAAGTCCGCGAGGCCGTCGACTACCTCGTCTCGATGGACGAGTTCGTCGAACACATCGTCGGCGAAGGCGGCGAACGACAACCGAGTCCGCTTCCGAACCGACTCGCCGAGGCGTGGAACTTCCCGCTGGGCGAGTGGGCGGGCGTCCAACACGACAAGAACGTAGAGGAGGCGAAGGCGCTGTTCGAGGAGGCGGGCGTGAAGAACTGGTCGCCGAAGATAGTCGTCCCCCACAACGACAAGATGCGCGAGAAGTTGGCCAACGCCGTCGCGCACGGCCTGAAGAACGCCGGGTTCCGGCGCGCACGCGTCGTCAAGCACCACTGGGAGAAGTTCCGCGAGACGGTGACCTCCGGCAACAGAGACGAGTACGCGATGTACGTCGGGTCGTGGGCGGGCGGCCCCGACCCGGACACGTACCTCTACCCGCTGTTTCACTGGAGTCAGGAGGACGCCACCAACGGGACGTTCTACCACGAGGAGTCGGTGATGCGCAGACTTCGGCGCGCCCGCCGGACGACGGACCGAGAGCGGCGACGGACGCTGTACGAGAGGACGATTACGACGCTTTTGGAGGACCGAGTCGTCCTCCCGGCGTTCACGCTCGACAACAGTTTCGGCGTCAAGCGGCGCGTCCGCGACTTCGAGGCGCACCCGATGGCGCAGTACAACCCGCGTCTGGTCGGCGGACGCGGAAGCGACGCGCCGGTCCGCCTCCGCGAGTGA
- a CDS encoding 30S ribosomal protein S7, whose product MSESDAPEPDAPADSEEAASNAQLFGVWDVTEIEYTDPSTERYINVTPIAHTMGRHASKQFKKSEISIVERLINRLMQSEDNTGDKQKTMKITKDAFEIVHDRTDENPVQILVRAVENAAPREETVRLKYGGISVPQAVDVAPQRRVDQALMFIAEGTKSASYKSKTSAAEALAQQLVAAADYDVQSYAINQKEESERVAEAAR is encoded by the coding sequence ATGTCTGAGAGCGACGCACCCGAGCCGGACGCGCCGGCCGACAGCGAGGAAGCGGCATCGAACGCCCAACTGTTCGGCGTCTGGGACGTGACCGAGATCGAGTACACCGACCCCTCGACGGAGCGGTACATCAACGTCACCCCCATCGCCCACACGATGGGCCGTCACGCCTCCAAGCAGTTCAAGAAAAGCGAGATCAGCATCGTCGAGCGCCTCATCAACCGCCTCATGCAGAGCGAGGACAACACGGGCGACAAGCAGAAGACGATGAAGATCACGAAGGACGCCTTCGAGATCGTCCACGACCGCACCGACGAGAACCCCGTTCAGATTCTCGTCCGCGCCGTGGAGAACGCCGCCCCGCGCGAGGAGACGGTCCGCCTGAAGTACGGGGGCATCTCCGTCCCGCAGGCCGTCGACGTCGCGCCCCAGCGCCGCGTCGATCAGGCGCTGATGTTCATCGCCGAGGGGACGAAGAGCGCGTCCTACAAGTCGAAGACGAGCGCCGCGGAAGCGCTCGCCCAGCAGCTCGTCGCCGCCGCGGACTACGACGTCCAGTCGTACGCTATCAACCAGAAGGAAGAGTCCGAGCGCGTCGCGGAAGCGGCCCGCTAA
- the rpoA2 gene encoding DNA-directed RNA polymerase subunit A'', with protein MTDYEYVTEDVEAVIEDHDLPRRLKERIYSTVDEREGVTPEQADEIARAVEARHQDTRVDPLDPVGTVSAQSIGEPGTQMTMNTFHYAGVAEIDVTQGLPRLIELVDARKTPDTPMMTVPLEGEYATEREKAHEVVWSMEATKILALGDVSTNVADMLVQVDLNEDTLMERWPTENDVDTVAQEIAETIEDALGVSTNRSGTVIEFGPEAPSYRRLLQLVEELREIVFKGIEDISRVVIRKEENEETGREEFVLYTEGSAFGDVLSIEGVDASRTTSNNIHEVHRELGIEAAREAIINETMDTLREQGLDDVNVRHLMLVADIMTNRGEIESIGRHGISGSKDSVLARAAFEVTVNHLLDAAIHGEEDDLDGVIENVIVGKPISIGTGDVDLRMGSINPADD; from the coding sequence ATGACTGACTACGAGTACGTAACCGAAGACGTCGAAGCCGTCATCGAGGACCACGACCTCCCCCGACGGCTGAAAGAGCGCATCTACAGCACCGTCGACGAACGCGAGGGCGTCACGCCCGAGCAAGCCGACGAGATAGCGCGGGCGGTCGAAGCCCGCCATCAGGACACGCGCGTGGACCCCCTCGACCCCGTCGGAACGGTGTCCGCCCAGTCCATCGGGGAACCCGGGACGCAGATGACGATGAACACGTTCCACTACGCGGGCGTCGCCGAAATCGACGTGACGCAGGGACTTCCGCGCCTCATCGAACTCGTGGACGCGCGGAAGACGCCCGACACGCCGATGATGACGGTTCCGCTCGAAGGCGAGTACGCCACGGAGCGAGAGAAGGCCCACGAAGTCGTCTGGTCGATGGAGGCCACGAAGATTCTCGCCCTCGGCGACGTCTCGACGAACGTCGCGGACATGCTCGTGCAGGTGGACTTGAACGAGGACACCCTGATGGAGCGGTGGCCCACCGAGAACGACGTCGACACCGTCGCCCAAGAGATAGCCGAGACCATCGAGGACGCCCTCGGCGTGAGCACGAACCGTTCGGGCACCGTCATCGAGTTCGGTCCCGAAGCGCCGAGCTACCGCCGACTCCTCCAACTCGTGGAGGAACTGCGCGAAATCGTCTTCAAGGGCATCGAGGACATCTCCCGCGTCGTCATCCGCAAGGAGGAAAACGAGGAGACCGGACGCGAGGAGTTCGTCCTCTACACCGAGGGTTCGGCCTTCGGCGACGTCCTCTCCATCGAGGGCGTCGACGCCTCGCGCACGACGAGTAACAACATCCACGAAGTCCACCGCGAACTCGGCATCGAGGCGGCCCGCGAGGCCATCATCAACGAGACGATGGACACCCTGCGCGAACAGGGCCTCGACGACGTGAACGTCCGCCACCTGATGTTGGTCGCGGACATCATGACGAACCGCGGCGAGATAGAGTCCATCGGCCGCCACGGCATCTCCGGGTCGAAGGACTCCGTCCTCGCCCGCGCCGCGTTCGAGGTGACGGTCAACCACCTGCTGGACGCGGCCATCCACGGCGAGGAGGACGACTTAGACGGCGTCATCGAGAACGTCATCGTCGGCAAGCCGATATCCATCGGCACCGGCGACGTGGACCTGCGCATGGGTTCGATAAACCCCGCGGACGACTGA
- a CDS encoding NusA-like transcription termination signal-binding factor, with protein MKVTLSDAERRYIALFEDETGATARDCLTFDDRVVILVAAGEMGQAIGPGGQNVKKVEEKIGRSVELVEDADTSEAFVASALAPAAVRHVTISQQDDRVAYVEVADEDRGVAIGKEGKNIETARTLARRHYDIDDIQLT; from the coding sequence ATGAAAGTCACGCTGTCGGACGCCGAACGCCGCTACATCGCCCTCTTCGAGGACGAGACGGGGGCGACGGCGAGGGACTGCCTGACGTTCGACGACCGGGTGGTCATCCTGGTCGCCGCCGGCGAGATGGGCCAAGCCATCGGCCCCGGCGGGCAGAACGTCAAGAAGGTCGAAGAGAAGATCGGTCGGTCGGTCGAACTCGTCGAGGACGCCGACACGTCCGAGGCGTTCGTCGCGAGTGCGCTGGCGCCCGCGGCGGTCCGACACGTGACCATCTCTCAGCAGGACGACCGCGTCGCCTACGTCGAAGTCGCAGACGAGGACCGCGGCGTCGCCATCGGGAAAGAGGGGAAGAACATCGAGACGGCGCGCACGCTGGCGCGCCGGCACTACGACATCGACGACATCCAACTCACCTGA
- a CDS encoding elongation factor EF-2 → MGRRKKIVQECEKLMDKPEQIRNIAIAAHVDHGKTTLTDNLLAGAGMIADEGEATRLMMDTEEDEQERGITIDAANVSMTHEYQDRNHLINLIDTPGHVDFGGDVTRAMRAVDGALVVVDAVEGAMPQTETVVRQALREGVKPALFINKVDRLISELQEGPEEMQQRLTDVIGDVNELIRGMTQDMDDVEDWTVSVEDGTVAFGSALYKWGVSLPSMQETGMSFGDIIELERADKRQELHEKTPLSDVVLDMVAEHFPNPLNAQPRRIPRVWRGDDELDLAHQMRDVDDEGEVVFMVTDISMDPHAGEIATGRLFSGTIKKGQELYVSGTAGKNRVQSVGIFMGGEREELDRGVPAGNIAAVTGLRDAIAGSTVSSVEMTPFESIEHISEPVITKSVEAKNMDDLPKLIQTLQQVAKEDPTIRVEINEDTGEHLISGQGELHLEVITQRIQKNQGIPVVTGEPIVVYREMPQSQSREVEGVSPNRHNKFYITVEPLNEDIVEQIQRGEVSMDMPELERREALQEAGMDKDTSQDVEHIHGTNILIDDTKGIQHLNETMELVIEGLEEALDDGPLAAEPVQGSLLRLHDAKLHEDTIHRGPAQVIPAVRDAVHRSLIDADIKLLEPIQDVRIDVPSEHMGSASGEIQGRRGRVDDMYQEGDLMVIEGIAPVEEMIGFSSDIRSATEGRASWNTENAGFRVLSDNLQREKIMEIRERKGMKLELPQSIDYI, encoded by the coding sequence ATGGGCCGACGAAAGAAGATTGTACAAGAGTGTGAGAAACTGATGGACAAACCGGAGCAGATCCGGAACATCGCCATCGCAGCTCACGTCGACCACGGAAAGACGACACTGACAGACAACCTCCTCGCGGGTGCCGGGATGATCGCCGACGAAGGCGAAGCGACCCGCCTGATGATGGACACGGAGGAGGACGAACAGGAACGTGGCATCACCATCGACGCGGCGAACGTCTCGATGACCCACGAGTACCAGGACCGTAACCACCTCATCAACCTCATCGACACGCCGGGCCACGTCGACTTCGGTGGCGACGTGACCCGCGCGATGCGCGCCGTCGACGGCGCACTCGTCGTCGTGGACGCCGTCGAGGGTGCGATGCCGCAGACCGAAACTGTCGTTCGTCAGGCCCTCCGCGAGGGCGTCAAGCCCGCGCTGTTCATCAACAAGGTCGACCGCCTCATCTCGGAACTGCAGGAAGGTCCCGAGGAGATGCAGCAGCGTCTCACCGACGTCATCGGCGACGTCAACGAGCTCATCCGCGGGATGACGCAGGACATGGACGACGTCGAGGACTGGACGGTCTCCGTCGAAGACGGCACCGTCGCCTTCGGGTCCGCCCTCTACAAGTGGGGCGTCTCGCTCCCGTCGATGCAGGAGACGGGCATGTCGTTCGGCGACATCATCGAGCTCGAACGCGCCGACAAGCGCCAAGAGCTCCACGAGAAGACGCCGCTTTCTGACGTCGTTCTCGACATGGTCGCCGAGCACTTCCCGAACCCGCTCAACGCCCAGCCCCGTCGTATCCCGCGCGTCTGGCGCGGCGACGACGAACTGGACCTCGCACACCAGATGCGCGACGTCGACGACGAGGGCGAAGTCGTCTTCATGGTGACCGACATCTCGATGGACCCCCACGCGGGCGAAATCGCGACCGGTCGCCTGTTCTCCGGCACCATCAAGAAGGGCCAAGAGCTCTACGTCTCCGGGACGGCGGGGAAGAACCGCGTCCAGTCCGTCGGTATCTTCATGGGCGGCGAACGGGAGGAACTCGACCGCGGCGTCCCCGCGGGGAACATCGCGGCCGTCACGGGTCTCCGCGACGCCATCGCGGGTTCGACCGTCTCCTCGGTCGAGATGACGCCGTTCGAGTCCATCGAGCACATCTCCGAGCCCGTCATCACGAAGTCCGTCGAGGCGAAGAACATGGACGACCTGCCGAAGCTCATCCAGACGCTCCAGCAGGTCGCAAAGGAGGACCCGACCATCCGCGTCGAGATTAACGAGGACACCGGCGAGCACCTCATCAGCGGACAGGGCGAACTCCATCTCGAAGTCATCACCCAGCGCATCCAGAAGAATCAGGGCATCCCGGTCGTCACCGGCGAACCCATCGTCGTCTACCGCGAGATGCCGCAGTCGCAGTCCCGCGAAGTCGAGGGCGTCTCCCCGAACCGCCACAACAAGTTCTACATCACGGTCGAACCCCTCAACGAGGACATCGTCGAGCAGATCCAGCGCGGCGAAGTCTCGATGGACATGCCCGAACTGGAGCGCCGCGAGGCGCTGCAGGAGGCCGGCATGGACAAGGACACCTCCCAGGACGTCGAACACATCCACGGGACGAACATCCTCATCGACGACACGAAGGGTATCCAGCACCTCAACGAGACGATGGAACTCGTCATCGAGGGTCTCGAAGAGGCGCTCGACGACGGTCCGCTGGCCGCCGAACCCGTGCAGGGGTCGCTGCTGCGTCTCCACGACGCGAAGCTCCACGAGGACACCATCCACCGCGGTCCCGCGCAGGTCATCCCGGCCGTCCGCGACGCGGTCCACCGGTCGCTCATCGACGCGGACATCAAGCTGCTCGAACCCATCCAGGACGTCCGCATCGACGTTCCCTCCGAGCACATGGGGTCGGCCTCCGGCGAGATTCAGGGCCGCCGCGGCCGCGTCGACGACATGTACCAAGAGGGTGACCTCATGGTCATCGAGGGCATCGCGCCCGTCGAAGAGATGATCGGCTTCTCCTCGGACATCCGCTCGGCCACCGAAGGCCGCGCCTCCTGGAACACCGAGAACGCCGGCTTCCGCGTCCTCTCGGACAACCTCCAGCGCGAGAAGATCATGGAGATTCGAGAGCGGAAGGGGATGAAGCTCGAACTGCCGCAGTCCATCGACTACATCTAA
- a CDS encoding 30S ribosomal protein S12, translating to MANGKYAARKLKQDRQKRRWSDSEYARRERGLRKKSDPLEGAPQARGIVLEKVGIEAKQPNSAIRKCVRVQLIKNGKQVTAFCPGDGAISFIDEHDEVTIAGIGGAKGRAMGDLSGVNYKVDKVNGVAMLELVRGNAEKPVR from the coding sequence ATGGCGAACGGCAAATACGCCGCGCGCAAACTCAAGCAGGACCGGCAGAAGCGGCGCTGGTCCGACTCCGAGTACGCGCGCCGCGAACGTGGTCTCCGGAAGAAGTCCGACCCCCTCGAAGGCGCACCGCAGGCTCGCGGTATCGTGCTGGAGAAGGTCGGTATCGAAGCAAAGCAGCCGAACTCGGCGATTCGAAAGTGCGTCCGCGTTCAGCTCATCAAGAACGGGAAGCAGGTCACCGCGTTCTGTCCCGGTGACGGCGCTATCTCGTTCATCGACGAGCACGACGAGGTCACCATCGCCGGTATCGGCGGTGCGAAGGGTCGCGCGATGGGCGACCTCTCGGGCGTGAACTACAAGGTCGACAAGGTCAACGGCGTGGCGATGCTCGAACTCGTCCGCGGTAACGCAGAGAAGCCGGTGCGCTAA
- a CDS encoding DUF5781 family protein, translating to MDLRIRGSAPADPFLSAVDLFETEYDLDRPVHVDVREDPDERTWAAHYEDRHVLNISRQAATSAMARELVLHELSHMARNEERHASHVQSTEEAIFLALSGSSVERRKVAHCYQIANHMKDIYADDITLSVAPAEKLVHFLESELARALAAKPGPSPWPDSRLVTADADPEITAVNAAFALALVERHDVVDESHRLYDLAHAAADDAPTVELEAFKREFRSLAADPTESDYRKALVDVTRQYAVETTNHATAAD from the coding sequence ATGGATTTACGGATACGAGGGTCCGCGCCGGCGGACCCCTTCTTGAGCGCCGTCGACCTTTTCGAGACGGAGTACGACCTCGACCGACCGGTACACGTCGACGTCCGAGAGGACCCCGACGAGCGCACGTGGGCCGCCCACTACGAGGACCGGCACGTCCTCAACATCTCGCGGCAGGCCGCCACGAGTGCGATGGCCCGCGAACTCGTCCTCCACGAACTCTCTCACATGGCTCGCAACGAGGAGCGACACGCCTCCCACGTTCAGTCCACGGAGGAAGCCATCTTTCTGGCGCTGTCGGGGAGTTCGGTCGAACGACGAAAAGTCGCGCACTGCTACCAGATAGCCAACCACATGAAGGACATCTACGCCGACGACATCACGCTCTCTGTCGCCCCGGCGGAGAAACTCGTCCACTTCCTCGAATCGGAACTGGCGCGGGCGTTGGCGGCCAAGCCGGGCCCGTCGCCGTGGCCCGACTCCAGACTCGTCACCGCCGACGCCGACCCCGAGATAACCGCCGTCAACGCGGCGTTCGCACTCGCTCTCGTCGAACGGCACGACGTAGTGGACGAGAGCCACCGACTGTACGACCTCGCGCACGCGGCCGCGGACGACGCGCCGACGGTCGAACTCGAAGCGTTCAAACGCGAGTTCCGGTCGCTCGCCGCCGACCCCACGGAGAGCGACTACCGGAAGGCGCTCGTCGACGTGACGCGCCAGTACGCGGTCGAGACTACGAATCACGCGACGGCGGCGGACTGA